From a single Carcharodon carcharias isolate sCarCar2 chromosome 4, sCarCar2.pri, whole genome shotgun sequence genomic region:
- the ppp1r3b gene encoding protein phosphatase 1 regulatory subunit 3B isoform X2 translates to MLEVLSPRSAMPIDIAMQLYLPPPFKQVSYTRKRALKVTQPLRPCIHLRISEDAPENEHRIKEQKRVSFADTKGLPLTTVKFFDLHDLNFSFNVDDLISSLVGLKTTDKDSLLLDFAQPSLNYQDFKNRVETDLVCLENCMLQENTIMGTVKVKNIAFEKSLKVRITFDTWKSLQDHDCCYVQDSYAGSDKDTFAFEIRLPEYIVPHERIEFAICYESGGKTYWDSNKGQNYRLIRSELKHTPESSKTNQPLDALLTESDCMPGYGIEFDHYGGLRCSYGLFPEWPSYAGYDKMGPYY, encoded by the coding sequence ATGCTTGAGGTCTTGTCTCCCAGATCTGCAATGCCAATTGACATCGCTATGCAGCTATATCTTCCTCCTCCATTCAAGCAAGTGAGCTACACCAGAAAAAGAGCACTGAAAGTAACCCAGCCGCTACGGCCCTGTATCCACCTCCGCATCAGTGAAGATGCACCAGAAAATGAGCACAGAATCAAGGAACAGAAAcgtgtttcctttgcagacacaaagGGCTTGCCCTTGACTACGGTTAAATTCTTTGATTTGCACGACCTAAATTTTTCCTTCAATGTTGATGACCTGATCAGCAGCTTAGTAGGCCTGAAGACCACAGACAAAGATAGCCTGCTCTTAGATTTTGCACAGCCTTCGTTGAACTACCAAGATTTCAAGAATCGTGTAGAAACTGACTTGGTTTGCCTTGAAAACTGCATGTTACAAGAGAATACCATCATGGGGACAGTCAAGGTGAAAAACATTGCATTTGAGAAATCCTTGAAAGTGAGAATAACATTTGATACTTGGAAATCTTTACAAGACCATGACTGCTGCTATGTCCAAGACTCTTATGCTGGCTCAGATAAAGATACTTTTGCATTTGAGATTCGTTTACCGGAATACATTGTTCCACACGAAAGGATAGAGTTTGCCATCTGTTATGAAAGTGGTGGGAAGACCTATTGGGATAGTAACAAAGGGCAGAACTACAGGTTAATCCGGTCGGAGCTGAAACACACTCCGGAGTCTAGCAAAACAAATCAGCCACTGGATGCTTTATTGACTGAATCTGACTGCATGCCAGGATATGGGATTGAGTTTGACCATTATGGTGGTCTCCGTTGCTCCTATGGTTTGTTCCCCGAATGGCCCAGTTACGCTGGTTATGACAAAATGGGACCTTACTATTGA
- the ppp1r3b gene encoding protein phosphatase 1 regulatory subunit 3B isoform X1, whose translation MNCSSMLEVLSPRSAMPIDIAMQLYLPPPFKQVSYTRKRALKVTQPLRPCIHLRISEDAPENEHRIKEQKRVSFADTKGLPLTTVKFFDLHDLNFSFNVDDLISSLVGLKTTDKDSLLLDFAQPSLNYQDFKNRVETDLVCLENCMLQENTIMGTVKVKNIAFEKSLKVRITFDTWKSLQDHDCCYVQDSYAGSDKDTFAFEIRLPEYIVPHERIEFAICYESGGKTYWDSNKGQNYRLIRSELKHTPESSKTNQPLDALLTESDCMPGYGIEFDHYGGLRCSYGLFPEWPSYAGYDKMGPYY comes from the exons ATGAATTGCAGCAG TATGCTTGAGGTCTTGTCTCCCAGATCTGCAATGCCAATTGACATCGCTATGCAGCTATATCTTCCTCCTCCATTCAAGCAAGTGAGCTACACCAGAAAAAGAGCACTGAAAGTAACCCAGCCGCTACGGCCCTGTATCCACCTCCGCATCAGTGAAGATGCACCAGAAAATGAGCACAGAATCAAGGAACAGAAAcgtgtttcctttgcagacacaaagGGCTTGCCCTTGACTACGGTTAAATTCTTTGATTTGCACGACCTAAATTTTTCCTTCAATGTTGATGACCTGATCAGCAGCTTAGTAGGCCTGAAGACCACAGACAAAGATAGCCTGCTCTTAGATTTTGCACAGCCTTCGTTGAACTACCAAGATTTCAAGAATCGTGTAGAAACTGACTTGGTTTGCCTTGAAAACTGCATGTTACAAGAGAATACCATCATGGGGACAGTCAAGGTGAAAAACATTGCATTTGAGAAATCCTTGAAAGTGAGAATAACATTTGATACTTGGAAATCTTTACAAGACCATGACTGCTGCTATGTCCAAGACTCTTATGCTGGCTCAGATAAAGATACTTTTGCATTTGAGATTCGTTTACCGGAATACATTGTTCCACACGAAAGGATAGAGTTTGCCATCTGTTATGAAAGTGGTGGGAAGACCTATTGGGATAGTAACAAAGGGCAGAACTACAGGTTAATCCGGTCGGAGCTGAAACACACTCCGGAGTCTAGCAAAACAAATCAGCCACTGGATGCTTTATTGACTGAATCTGACTGCATGCCAGGATATGGGATTGAGTTTGACCATTATGGTGGTCTCCGTTGCTCCTATGGTTTGTTCCCCGAATGGCCCAGTTACGCTGGTTATGACAAAATGGGACCTTACTATTGA